A portion of the Cervus elaphus chromosome X, mCerEla1.1, whole genome shotgun sequence genome contains these proteins:
- the LOC122689889 gene encoding histone H2A-Bbd type 2/3-like: protein MPKKRGRQRSSRHRSRTARAELSFSVSHMEHLLRKGHYAQRLSSNAPVFLAAIIQDLTSKVLELAGNAAHNSGQRCITPELVDMAMHNNALLSGFFWMTNISLEAPGPQ, encoded by the coding sequence ATGCCGAAGAAAAGGGGCCGTCAAAGGTCATCTCGTCACCGCTCCCGCACCGCCCGAGCTGAGCTGTCCTTCTCCGTGAGCCACATGGAGCACCTCCTGCGCAAAGGCCACTACGCCCAGCGGCTCAGCTCGAATGCACCAGTTTTCCTAGCAGCAATCATTCAGGACCTGACGTCCAAGGTCCTGGAGCTGGCAGGCAACGCGGCCCACAATAGTGGTCAAAGGTGCATCACCCCCGAGTTGGTGGACATGGCGATGCACAACAATGCTCTGCTCAGCGGCTTTTTTTGGATGACAAACATCTCCCTGGAGGCCCCGGGTCCACAGTAG